CGTGCTCCGGCCCCCGCACCCACTCGACCGTCAGGTCACCCGGCAACTGCGCGGGCGGTACGAGCACGTACGACCCCCGGCAGTGCCAGCGCAGCCCGGGGTGCTCGTCCATCGTCTCCGGGTGGCAGTCCAGCTCGCACGGCCACCACTCGTCCTCGTCCTCGGGCGTACCGCGGGTCAGCGTGAAGAACAGCATGCGCCCGTCGCCGGTCGAGGCGACCGGCCCCACCTCGACGCCGGAGTCGAGGAGCCGCCGCAGGGCCTCCTCGCCGGCCTCGCGGGGGACGTCCAGCACGTCGTGCACCATCCCGGTCGCGGTGATGAAGTTCGCCTGCGGCTGGTGCCGGGCCCAGCGCTCGATCTGCGCCTTGTCCGTGGTGGACTGCGTCTGCCAGGCGAAGGAGAGCGGATGCCGGGCGGGCGTGGGACAGCCCACGCGGTCGCAGGAACACCGGTAACCGGCGGGGTGCGCGGCGGGCGCGAGCGGCAGCCCGGCGGCGGCGGCAGCCAGCAGCATCGCCTCACGGCCGCCGTCGCCGGCGTCCTCCTTGAGACGGGCGGGACGGCGTCCACGCAGCCACTGGGAGATCCTGCCCTGCCCGCCCGTGCGGCGGCCGAACTCTGCGCTCATCTATCCCCTCGCCTCGCTGCTGTGGTGCGGACAGCATGCCTTATGGTCCCACCATCCTGCGCCTCGGGTGACCAGGGCCCCGCAACCGGGGTGGGTCGGGCAATGCCCACCGCGAACCCGGATCGAGGGCTATTGCGGGATTTCATGCGATTCGCCGGGCCGGGACAGGGACAGGACAGGACAGGGACAGGGGCAGGGGCAGGGACAGGGACAGGGACAGGGGCAGGGGCAGGGGCAGGGGCAGGAAAGGGACAGGGGACGCACCCCGGTGAGCTCTCGGCCTGCCGTCTGCTCAGGCCTGGGGCGGCGGCCAGGCGTCGCCCCAGTCCGCGTCGCGGGCCGCCTTGTAGAGCGGCCCGTGCCGCTTGGTCACCGTGTCGCGGCGCAGGGACTCGTCGGGGCCGCACAGGTCGAGGAGGACCTGACCCTTGCGGATCTGCGGCTTGCGGACGACCCGGGAGGGCGCCGGCACGACCGGGAATCGGGTGGCGGCGACGTAGCTGAACTTCTCGTCCTCGTACGCGAGGGAGCCGCCCTTGACCTGCCGGTGCAGCGAGGAACGGCTGACCCGGGCCGAGAAGTGGCACCAGTCCTCGCCGGGGACGATGGGGCATGCCGCGCTGTGCGGGCAGGGGGCGGCGACGCGGAAGCCGGCGGCGATCAGGCGGTCGCGGGCCTCGATGACGCGGGCGTAGCCGTCCGGGGTGCCGGGTTCGACGATCACGACGGCCTGGGCCGCTGCGGCCGCGGCGTCGACTACGGCGAGGCGATCGGCCTCGGTCAGCTCACCGAGGACGTACGAGACCGTCACCAGATCACTGCTCTCGATGGTGAGCGCCGATCCGATACGAGAGCGGCGCCACTCGGCGGCCTTCAGCACCGGGTTGGCGGCGGCGATCTCCCGGCCCAGGGCGAGCGCGGGCTCGGCCCAGTCGAGCACGGTGACCTGACGCTCCCCGTCCCAGGTCGCGCTCACGGCCCAGGTCGCCGCGCCGGTCCCGCCGCCGACGTCCACATGGCTGGCCGGGGCCCACCCGGGCGCGGCGTCCGCGAACGCGTCGAGCGCCGCGCACACCGCCGCGAACGTCGCGGGCATCCGGTACGCGGCATACGCGACCACGTCCGAACGGTCCCGGAGCACGGGCGCGTCGGTCGGGGTCCGTCCCCGGTAGTTCGCGATCAGCCGGTCCACGGCCTGCGCGGCCTGCCTGGGCGGAAGCCCGTCGAGCAGCGCGGCGAGGGCGGCGCGGAGGGTGTCGGCTGGGAAGACGGGGGCGTTCACGTGCCCGATTCTATGGGCCGGGGGGCGGGCGCCGCTCACCCTGAAGCGCACCGCTCAGGCCCCCGCACCGCCCGCGCCAGCCGGTCCCCCGCCGCCGCCCGTGGTCGGCTGTCCGGGACCCGGCGGCGCGGATGGACCGTGTTCGCCAGGAGGACCAGGAACGTGTCCGTCGCCGGGTCCAGGACCAGTGACGTACCCGTGAAGCCCGTATGGCCGGCCGCGCCCCGACCCGACAACTCCCCCATGAACCACGGCTGGTCGACCGCGAACCCCAGCCCGGGCGAGGTGAGCATCCGTTCGACGAAATCGGGCCCCAGGATGCGCGCCGTGCCGTACGAACCGCCGGCCAGCAGAGTGCGGCAGAAGACGGCCAGGTCGCGCGCGGTCGAGAAGAGGCCCGCATGACCGGCCACCCCGCCGAGCACCCAGGCGTTCTCGTCGTGGACCACGCCCCGCAGCATCCCCCGGTCCACCTTGGCCCACGGCCGCCGCTGGTCCTCCGTCGCCGCCGCGCCCGGGCTCGGCCCGAAACCCGTCGCCGTCATCCCGAGCGGCCGGGTGATGCAGTCATGGATGAGCACGTCGAGCGGACGGCCGGTGACGCGTTCCAGAACGTATTGCAGGAGCAGCAGGTTCAGGTCCGAATAGCAGTACGTCCCGGGTACGCCCACCGGCGCCTCCGACCGCAGCAACGCGAGCCGTGCCGCGTCCGACGCGCAGTCGTACAGCGGGAGTTCGGGCCGCAGACCCGAGGTGTGGGTGAGCAACTGTCGTACGGTGATCCCGTGTTCCGCCGCCGCGTGGAATTCCGGCAGATACGCCGCCACCCGCGCGTCGATGCCGAGCGTGCCGCGCTCCAGTTGCTGGACGGCGGCGACCGCCGTGAACAGCTTGGTGAGCGAGGCCAGGTCGAAGGGCGTGTCCACGGTCATCGGCACCCGTGCCGCGGGCGGCAGTTCGACAGCCCGGTCCGCCTCCGCGTCGTACGCGGCATACCGGACCGCCCAGCCCAATGCCTCCTCCACGGCGATCACGGGGCCACGCCCGGCGACCACCACGGCGCCCGCCGCCCAGGGCCGCTCTCCGCTCACGGCGTCGTGGATCTCCCGTACGAGAAGACGCAGTTCCTCGGGATCGAGCCCCGCCTTCTCAGGGGTGTCAATGCGCAGTCTCGGCGCGCTCAGCTCTCTGCTCCCTCCACGCCCGCGCGTGTGTTCCAGGGACGGCACAGTGCCACGAAGCAGGCCACGGCCACCAGTGCCGCCGCCAGTTGGACGACGGCCATCGGGACCGCCGTGTGCTCACCGGCGATCCCGACCAGCGGCGAGGCGACGGCGCCGATGAGGAAGGAGGACGTGCCGAGGAGCGCGGAGGCGGCACCGGCGTTGCGCCGGGTGCGCATCAGGGCGAGTGACTGGGCGTTGGGCAGCGCGAGACCCATCGCCGACATGAGGACGAAGAGGGCCGCGGCGACCGGGCCGAGGCCCACCTCGCCGAGCGCGCCCATCGACATCAGCAGCAGGGCGGTCGCGGCGAGGGTGATGACCGCGAGGCCCACCGCCAGCACCTTGTCGAGGCTGACCCGGCCGACCAGGACCTTGCCGTTGATCTGTCCGACGACCACCAGGCCCACGGAGTTGACGCCGAACAGCAGGCTGAAGGTCTGCGGGGAGGCGCCGTAGATTTCCTGGATCACGAAGGGGGACGCGCTGACGTAGGCGAACAGCGCGGCGAAGGCGAAGCTGCCCGCGACCGTGTAGCCGGTGAAGACGCGGTCGGCCAGCAGCGCCCGCATGGAGCGCAGGGCCTCGCCCACTCCCCCGCTGTGCCGCTCGGCCGGAGGGAGCGTCTCGGGCAGCCTCACCCACACCAGCGCGGTGAGCGCGATCCCGACGGCGGTGAGGACGACGAAGACGCCCCGCCAGTCGGTGACGCGCAGGATCTGGCCGCCGATCAGCGGCGCGACGATCGGCGCGACCCCGGAGATCAGCATGAGGGTGGAGAAGAACCGGGCCATGGCCACGCCGTCGTACAGATCGCGGACGACGGCGCGCGCGATCACGATCCCGGCCGCTCCCGCGAGCCCCTGCACCAGCCGGAACGCGACGAGGGTCTCCACCGAGGGCGCGAGCGCGCACAGCACGGTGGCGACGACGTAGACGACGAGGCCCACGAGCAGCGGACGCCGCCGTCCCCACTTGTCGCTCATCGGACCGACCAGCAGCTGCCCGAGCGCCATGCCCGCGAGGCAGGCGGTGAGGGTGAGCTGCACGGTCGCGGCGGGCGCGTGCAGGGACGTGGTGACCTCCGGGAGGGACGGGAGGTACATGTCCATGGCCAGCGGGGGCGTGGCGTTGAGGCTGCCGAGGATGAAGGTGACGAGCAGACCGGTACGGCGGAGGGCGGCATCATGGCGGGGGGACGACGCGGCGGTGGACTGCGGTGCGTCGGAAGGGGGAATCGGCGCCTTCGCCTCGGCCATGTGGCCCTCTATGTGGCCTTCTATGTGGCCTTCCGGCTCCTTGCGGTCGTGCGTGGTACAGCCACGCTCGGGCATGTGCCCCTCCCTTGTCGTACGGTCCGCCGCCTATGCTCTCAGCTCGTACGGAGTGATCGGGTCGCGTACCGAGGGGCGGACAGGGGCGGACATGGCGGGGACGGCTGACGGGCGGGTGCGGTGGGGAATCCTGGCGACCGGCGGGATCGCCGCGGCCTTCGCGGCCGATCTGGTCGACCTGCCGGACGCGGAGATCGTGGCGGTGGCCTCGCGCAGCGAGGAGTCGGCGAAGGCGTTCGCGGAACGGTTCGGGATACCGCGGGCCTACGGGGAGTGGGACGCCCTCGCCATGGACGAGGACGTCGACGTGGTGTACGTCGCCACTCCGCACTCGGCGCACCGGGCCGCGGCCGGACTGTGCCTGGAGGCCGGGCGGAACGTGCTGTGCGAGAAGGCGTTCACCCTGAACGCGCGTGAGGCACAGGAGCTGGTCGCGCTGGCGAAGGAGCGCGACCGTTTCCTGATGGAGGCCATGTGGATGTACTGCCATCCGCTGGTGCGGCGGTTGAAGGCGCTGGTCGACGACGGGGCGATCGGCGAGGTGCGCAGTGTGCAGGCCGACTTCGGGTTGGCCGGTCCCTTCCCACCTTCACACCGGCTGCGGGATCCGGCACAGGGCGGTGGGGCGCTGCTGGACCTGGGTGTGTATCCGGTGTCGTTCGCGCAGCTGCTGCTCGGGGAGCCGTCGGACATCGTCGCGAGAGCGATGCTCTCCGACGAGGGCGTTGATCTCCAGACGGGGGCACTGCTCTCCTGGGAGAGCGGCGCTCTCGCCTCGGTGCACTGCTCCATCCACGGCGGTACTCCCACCTCCGCCTCGGTCACCGGCTCCAAGGGCCGCATCGACGTCCCGTACGGCTTCTTCTTCCCGGACCACTTCCTGCTCCACCGGGACGGCCACGACCCCGAGGAGTTCCGCGCCGACCCCGCCGACGGCCCACGCACCAGCCTCAAGCACGAGGCCTTGGAGGTCATGCGCGCCCTCAGGGCGGGCGAAACCCAGTCCCCGCTCGTCCCCCTCGACGGCACCCTCGCGGTGATGCGCACACTCGACGCGATACGGGACCGGATCGGCGTCCGCTACCCCGGGGAGCAGTGACCCACGGGCCGCGACTGACGGGACCCACGCCGGTCAGCGGATCCACCCCGCGTCCGGCCGGCGACTCAATCTACACAACCGGAATACTGCCCTCCGCACGCTTTCCGCACATGACAGGCATATGCTCAACATCTCCTCCACGAAAGCTTCACAGTTGGAGTACTGAGCTTCCGCAGGCCACACCAAGGGGGAGGCGGCAGCCGTTCCGTGGTCCGGCAGGGGGTGGACCTCGCGTGGGACCGCGAGGTACGCGCCGGACCGCGGAACGGCTGCCCATACGTCAGCGCCCGTCGCCGCCGCCCCGGTCGCCGCCGCCCCCGCCACCGTCCCCGCCACCGGCCGCCGCTTCCGCACGCCGGTCACCGCTCTCGCCGTCCGCCGCCGCTTCCTTCCGCCGGCGGCCCCGCAGCGCGTACGCCCCGCCGGCCAGCAGCGCCACCGCTCCGCCGGCCCCGCCGACCAGCCCCCACGTCGATCCGCCCGTCGCGGCGGAGGCCTCCGCACCGGAGGCCCCCTTCTTCGCCGCCCCCGTCGGTGAGGGCGACACCTTCGCGCCGCCCTCGCTCAGCGGATCGACCAGCGTGCCCACGGCCCGAGCGGTCCCGGCATGCGCGAATCCCCAGTCGAGCAGGGCGGCGGTCTCCTGGTAGACGCCGTTGCCGCCGGGCTCCGGGTGCATGACGGTCACGAGGAGGGTGCGGCCCCCGCGGGTGGCGGCACCGGTGAAGGTGTTGCCCGCGTGGCTGGTGTAACCGTTCTTGACGCCGATGAGCCCCTTGTATATGCCAAGGCCCCACGAACCGGTCAAAAGGCGGTCGGTGTTCTGGATCTGGAAGGTCTTCTTGCCGCCCGCAGGGAAGTGGGCGGTCCTCGTCGAGCAGTAGCCACGGAAGTCGGCGCTCTTCAGGCCGTGGCGGGCGAACAGGGTGAGGTCGTACGCGGAGGAGATCTGCCCCTTGTGGTCGAAGCCGTCGGGGCTCACCACATGCGTGTCAAGGGCCTGTAGATCCTCGGCCCTGGCCTGCATCTCGGCGACGGTCTTCGCGAGCCCGCCGTTCATATGGCTGAGGACGTGCACCGCGTCGTTGCCTGAGCGCAGGAAGACGCCGAGCCACAGCTGCTCGACGGTGTAGGTGATTCCGGGCTTGATGCCGACCAGGCTGGAGCCCGACGGGACGTCCGCGAGGTCGGCGTCGGTCACCTTGTACGTCCGGGTCCGCTCGAACTTCTCGAGAACGGTGTCCGCGAACAGCATCTTCAGAGTGGAGGCGGGCGCGAGCCGCCGGTGCGCGTTGCACGCGGCGAGCACCTCGCCGCTCTCGCAGTCGGCGACGAGCCAGGAGCGGGCGGAGAGCCTCTTGGGCAGGCCGGCGGCCCCCTGCACCTGGATGCCAGGGCGACCCAGCCGTTCGCCGCCGATGGTGGTGGCAGCGGACGCGGACGTGGGTGCGGCCAGGGTCAGCGGCGTGGCGGCGGCGAGCCCGAGCACGGCGCGGCGGGACATCCGCGCGGCCCTCGGGGAGAGCGGAAAGGAATCACGCATCCCGGGACCGTACAAAGGGAGTCCGCGGCGGCGCACAGCGGGGTCACAAAGTTGCGGCAAAGGCCGGGTTACGACGAGGCGACACCCCTGCGAACGGGGGCGCGCATACGCGGGCCCACCCTTGTACGCCCTCCACCGTCCCACCGGGAGGAGCGCGCCGCTGACGTTCATCATGGTCACCCACGACTCACGATCGCCCGCCGTGCGCCGCGCCTGGCCACCATCAAGGCGGGGCAGCTCACGCTGACCGAGCAGGGTCAGGGAGTGCTGACCAGGAGGTACTGATCCGCTCGTACGGCCTTGTGGGGGCCGCTCACCGCCCAAGTACCCGGTCGACCTCGGCCAGTTGCTCCGCGGTGAGCGGGCCCTTCGCGATCGCGCCCGCGTTCTCCTCCGCCTGGGCGACCGAGCGGAAGCCCGGGATCGGGACGGTACGCGGGCTGCGGGCCCAGATCCAGGCGAGGGCGCCCTGGGCGAGCGTACGGCCGTCGCTGGTGAGGATGGACCGGAGGGCCTCCACACGGCTCAGCCACTCCGCGTCGGCTCCGCCGCCTTCGGAGAAACCTGCCAGCCACGCGGGCGGCGCGTTGCGGATGTCGCCGGATTCGAGGGCGCTCCCCACGGTGTGCTTGCCGGTCAGCAACCCCATGGCGAGGGGGCTGCGGTTGATGCTCGCGAGGTTCGACTCCTCGCACAGGGCGAGGAGTTCGGGCGCTTCCTGGAGGATGTTGAGGCGGTGCTGGACGGCCGTGCAGTGGGGGCCCTCGGCGAAGACGGCGGCCCTCGCGGGGTCGTCGGTGCTCCAGGCGTACGCGCGGATGAGCCCCTCGCGTACGAACTCCTCGCAGGTCTCGCGGAGTTCGGCGGCCCGCTCCGGGTCGGCGTCCGAGAGGTGCAGCTGGTAGAGGTCGATGTGGTCGGTGTCGAGGCGGCGCAGGGAGGCGGTCAGGGCGCGGCGGGCGTACTCCGGGGAGTCGTCGCTGCCGACGAGCAGCCGGCGTTCCTCGTCAATAAGGTTGCCCCACTTGGTGGCGAGGACCACGTCGGCCCGCCGCTTGCCGAGGGCACGCGCGAGGATGCGCTCGCTGTGGCCGGTGCCGTACGCGTCGGCCGTGTCGAAGAAGGTGACGCCGAGGTCGAGGGCGCGCCGGATCGCCCGGACGGACTCCTCGTCGTCGACCTTGCCCCAGCCCAGCGGCTGTCCGTCCGGGGTGCTCCACTCGCCGCCGATGGCCCAGCAGCCGAAGCCGAGGGCGCTGACCTCGATGCCGGCGCGGCCCAGTGTCCTGGTGTGCTCGATGGTCTCCATGCCCGGAAACGTTAGGAGTTGGAGTTCACTCCAAGGCAAGGCCTCGAACCGGGGCTTGGGCACGGACTGGCGCGTACGGGCGAACGCTCCTCAGGCCTGACCGGTCTCGAAGCGGGTGATCCGGCCGTCGTCGTCCACGGTGAAGGACCACCGGGTGCGCATCTCGCCCCAGGTGTCGTTGCGGTAGGTGGCGATGAGGGAACGACCGCCCTTGGACTCGTTGTCGACGTCCATGTGGCCGTGGGAGGAGAAGATCTCCTGGTCGATCCAGTCGGCGAGGTCCCGGTCGGAGCCGTCGTCCGCCATGGTGGCGCCGGGCGCGAGGAGCGCCATGAAGCCCTCGCGGTCGTGGGAGTTGACGGCGGTGACGAAAGCCCGGACGGCGGGGTCGCTGAGTTTGGCTGTCTGAATCGTCATGCCTGTCAGGCTTACCCGAGTCCCCGGGCCCCGCCACCCGAGCCCAGGGGCCCGCCACCCGAACGGCGCCGAGAACGGGCCGGGCCGGTGTGGCCGGTGGGACGGTGGGAACGCGGACGGAACTGTCCCTGCTGCCTGCCCCCGGGAGTGATCGTGACCTGTATCGACCGACGTGACGTGGGACTTCTGCTGCTTCGGCTGGGCACCGGCGGGGTGCTGGCGGCGCACGGCGCGCAGATGCTGTTCGGCTGGTTCGGAGGAGGCGGGCTCGAGGGGACCGGGCAGTACATGGAGTCCGTGGGCTACCGGCCGGGGAAGGCGAGCGCGACGGCGGCCGGACTCGCACAGGCGGGCGGTGGCACGCTGCTGGCACTGGGCCTGGCGACGCCGGCTGCCGGTGCGGCGGCGGCCGGTTCGATGGCGGGGGCGGCGGCGGTGCACGTACCGAACGGGTTCTTCGCCCAGAGCGGCGGCTACGAGTACGCGGCGACCCTCGGCCTCACGGCGGCGGGCCTGGCGGTCACGGGCCCCGGCCGGCTCTCGGTGGACGCGCTGTTCGGCCACGCCGTGAACCGCGGGTGGATGGTCCCGGCGGCGTTCGCGGCGACGGCGACGGTCACGGCGCTGGTGGTGGGGGCGCGGAACAAGCGGCTGCGGAGGCAGACGGAGGGGGAGCAGGACCCGCTGTTCGATGACCAGGAGGCCCTCTTCGACGAGTAGCCCCCGCATGGCAGGCTGCGGGTATGAGTGAGCACGTCGACTCCGCGGACCTGTGGGATTCGATCACCCGACTGCACGCGTGGCTGGACGCGAACCGCACGCACGACGGTGCGGACGGCCTGCTGCTGCGCGTGCTGAAGCTGTCGGAGGAGGTCGGCGAGGTCGCGCAGGCGGTGATCGGCGCGACGGGACAGAATCCCCGCAAGGGCACGACGCACAGCTGGGCGGACGTCGAGGCGGAGCTGTGCGACGTGGTGATCACGGCCCTGGTGGCCCTGCGCACCCTGACACCGCAGGCGCGCGAGGTGTTCGCGGCGCATCTGGAGAGGGTCACGAACCGCTCGCTCGGCTGACCGGGTTCCGCGGGGGACCGTGGATCCACCACAGGGGGGACAGGGGAGGGCATGCCCGACAACGCGTTCTGGATCGCCTCGTTGACCGCGGGTACGGCCGTCCTGGCGAGCTGGGTGACCAGCCGCGGGACGGCGCGGGCCGCACGCATCCAGGCCGACACGACGACACGGGCGCAGCGGGTGGAACGGCTGCGGGAGACCCGGCGCACCGCGTACGCGAACCTGATCGAGCAGGCGCAGCGGATGGGCGACCTGTACTGGAAGGTGTCGGACCTCTGCGCGGACGACATCACCCAAGCCCCCGGGGAGCTACGGCAGTTGAGGGACCGCCTGCGGGACGAGTACAGCGGGCTGCGTCACTGCACGTGGATCGTGTCGTTGGAGGGCCCGCCCGAAGTCGCCGAGGCGGCCGACGCGCTGCGGCGCACCACGACCCCTTCCTACCGGGCCGTCGAGGCCATGCTCGACGGCGACCGCGAGGCCGCCGAGCGGTTCGACGCGGCGTACGCGCCCTTCTGGCAGGCGCTGAGGGACTTCGTCGAGCGGGCGCGTGAGGCGCTGCGCGTGATGTGAACCGGCTGGGCCGACCACAGAAGAACGGTGGCGTAGATCACACCGGATCTTGTCGCTCGCTTGTCGGCCACCTGCAACCTGGACCGGGTTCACACGTCTGTCGGGACGAAGGTGCCTTCACTGGAGAACCATGACGACAGCCACGCACGCTTTCCCACCAGCCTCCACGAAAATGCGCACGACGCTCAGCGGATGGGCACGGCTGCTGCGCAGCGTGGCCCAGAGGCGGGAGCACCCTGACCCCGCCTTGCCACGCCCCTGCCCGAGCAGATCTCCCGACGCGTACGCGGCGGAGGGCACGCCTGGAATCGACGAGCTCTACCATGAGCACCGGCTGGGGCTGGTCCGGCTCGCGCTGTTGCTGGTCGATGACCTGCCCACGGCCGAGGACTTGGTGCAGGACGCGTTCGCCGCACTCGTCCGCAGGCACGGCGCCTGGCTGACGGGCGTGCACGACCCGGTGGCCTATGTCCGGACGAGCGTGGTGAACGGGGCGCGTTCCGTACTGCGGCGGCGCAGGACCGCACGCGCACATGTCCCCGAACGGCAGAGCCCCGTTCCGCTGCCCGAAGAACACGTCCTGCTGAAAGAAGAGCACCGCGAAGTCCTCGACGCGCTGCGCAGACTCACCCGACGCCAGCGCGAGGTTCTCGTGCTGCGGTACTGGTCTCATCTTTCCGAGGCACAGATCGCCGAGACGCTCGGGCTGTCCCGCGGGACGGTCAAGTCGACGGCCAGCAGGGCGCTGGACGCGCTCGGCAGGCACCTGGGGGCAACGCGGTGAACGGATCGACGACTCACCCGAGGCGTGAACAGCTCGAAGACCGGCTGCGAGCCGCCCTCGACGCCAAGGCCCACAGCGTCGACATCAACGACCTGCGACCCGCCTTCCCGCCCCCGCAACCCGCCCGACCGCGATTCCCGGCTCGCCGCGTCGCCCTCCTCGGCCTCGGCCTCGTCATCGGCCTCGCGGCAGTGGCCGCGAGCGTCCTGCTCATCGCGGTCGGGCATGAGCCGTTCGAACCGAACGAGCCCGCCCGCCCGTCCCAGTCCCAGTCCCAGTCCCAGTCCCAGTCCCACAGCGAGTCCCCCACGACGCCGGTGGCAGGGGAACGCTCACCGTCCCCGTCCGCAACGGTGACGGAGACGAGCGGGCCGCGGTGAATGAATCCTTGACCTGGACGGGCCGCTTGCGCCGCTTCGGTTACGTACCGCTTCCGCGCACCGACACCGGGGAACGCCTGGCGCCGAGCCATCCCCGGCCACCGACTCATCTCTGGCAGGCTCTGGGCTGTCCCCCGGCCGTCGCCTCCCGTGCCGCGAGGGCGACCGGCTGGCTGGGACCGTTGCTGACCGCCGCCATCGCCGGGGTGATCCGCTTCTGGCGACTCGGCCGGCCGCACGACCTGATGTTCGACGAGACCTACTACGCCAAGGACGCCTGGGCTCAACTCCAGCTCGGCTACGAAACCGTGTGGCCGGACCGCACAACAGCCGACCCGCAGATCCTCGCCCACCACCAGGTCATACCCCTCTCGGACACCGGTGCGTTCGTCGCCCACCCGCCGCTGGGCAAGTGGGTCATCGCCATCGGTGAGTGGCTGTTCGGCCTGAATCCGTTCGGTTGGCGCTTCATGACAGCGGTCCTCGGCACACTGTCCGTTCTGATGCTGTGCCGCATCGGACGGCGTCTGTTCCGTTCGACGTTCCTCGGCTGTCTGGCCGGCTTGCTGATGGCCGTGGACGGCTTGCACTACGTCATGAGCCGCAGCGCACTGCTGGACATCGTGGTGATGTTCTTCGTCCTGTCCGCGTTCGGCTGCCTGCTGATCGACCGGGACCGGGCGCGGGCGCGACTGCTCCAGGCGCTGCCCAGGGACGAGGCGGACAGGGTGAGGCCGGATCAGCACACGGGCGACCGGGCCGGAATGGGGTGGCGGCCCTGGCGGTTGGCCGCCGGCGTCTCCTTGGGCCTGGCGGCGGCGACCAAATGGAACGGTCTCTATTTCCTGCTGTGCTTCACGGTGATGACCCTGCTGTGGGACGTGGGCTCCCGTCGTACCGCCGGGGCAGGGCACCCGTACCGCGCGGTGCTGCGCAAGGACCTCGGCTGGTCCGTGGCGTCCCTCGTCCCCGTCGCTCTGGCGACGTATCTGACGACATGGACCGGATGGTTCCTGTCCGACAAAGGGTATGGCCGGCACTGGGCGGACGGCCGGGGCGGCACATGGGCGTGGATCCCCGCGCCCCTGCGCAGCCTCTGGCACTACGAATACCAGGTCTACCAATTCAATATCGGGCTGGAGAAACCCCACCCGTATCAGTCGAATCCGTGGAGCTGGCCGGTGCTCGGTCGCCCCGTACTGTTCTCTTTCGAGTCGTCACCCGACGGACAGCACGGCTGCGGTGCATCCGGAGGCTGTGTGCGAGACATCACCGCTCTGGGCACACCGATGCTGTGGTGGTCGGCCTGTGGCGCCCTGATCTACCTGCTGTACCGGTGGGCGCTACGACGCGACTGGCGCGCCGGCGCCGTCCTGTGCGCGGTGGCGGCGGGCTGGCTGCCGTGGTTCCTCTACCAGGACCGCACCATCTTCTCCTTCTACGCGGTCGTCTTCCTGCCCTACCTGTGCCTGGCCGTGGCGATGACGGCCGGCGCGCTCCTCGGCCCACCCGGAGCCGCCCGACGACGCCGCCTGTGGGGCACGGTGGGCGCCGGCACCCTCACGCTGCTGGTCCTGTGGAACTTCATCTATTTCTTCGCTCTGTACACGGGTACGCAGATCCCCAATACCTCTTGGCGCGAGCGGATGTGGCTCGACTCCTGGGTGTAGTGATCCTGCGGAAACCGGAAACGCGGAAACACGGAAACGCGGAAATAGGGAACGCAGAGCGGCAGACGAGTCGGGCTGTACGCCGGGTTTTCCTGGAGCACCTTCTGGCCGGCTTCTTCGCGGGCCGGATCGGTTGTGACCCGCTAGTCAGCAGCCGACGGGCGCGTCCCCCCGGAACGCCCCGGCCACCACGGGGACGAGCTGCCGCTCGATCTGCTCGGCGGACATCGCGGCG
The Streptomyces sp. CGMCC 4.7035 DNA segment above includes these coding regions:
- a CDS encoding aldo/keto reductase → METIEHTRTLGRAGIEVSALGFGCWAIGGEWSTPDGQPLGWGKVDDEESVRAIRRALDLGVTFFDTADAYGTGHSERILARALGKRRADVVLATKWGNLIDEERRLLVGSDDSPEYARRALTASLRRLDTDHIDLYQLHLSDADPERAAELRETCEEFVREGLIRAYAWSTDDPARAAVFAEGPHCTAVQHRLNILQEAPELLALCEESNLASINRSPLAMGLLTGKHTVGSALESGDIRNAPPAWLAGFSEGGGADAEWLSRVEALRSILTSDGRTLAQGALAWIWARSPRTVPIPGFRSVAQAEENAGAIAKGPLTAEQLAEVDRVLGR
- a CDS encoding DoxX family protein, with product MTCIDRRDVGLLLLRLGTGGVLAAHGAQMLFGWFGGGGLEGTGQYMESVGYRPGKASATAAGLAQAGGGTLLALGLATPAAGAAAAGSMAGAAAVHVPNGFFAQSGGYEYAATLGLTAAGLAVTGPGRLSVDALFGHAVNRGWMVPAAFAATATVTALVVGARNKRLRRQTEGEQDPLFDDQEALFDE
- a CDS encoding dolichyl-phosphate-mannose--protein mannosyltransferase, translated to MNESLTWTGRLRRFGYVPLPRTDTGERLAPSHPRPPTHLWQALGCPPAVASRAARATGWLGPLLTAAIAGVIRFWRLGRPHDLMFDETYYAKDAWAQLQLGYETVWPDRTTADPQILAHHQVIPLSDTGAFVAHPPLGKWVIAIGEWLFGLNPFGWRFMTAVLGTLSVLMLCRIGRRLFRSTFLGCLAGLLMAVDGLHYVMSRSALLDIVVMFFVLSAFGCLLIDRDRARARLLQALPRDEADRVRPDQHTGDRAGMGWRPWRLAAGVSLGLAAATKWNGLYFLLCFTVMTLLWDVGSRRTAGAGHPYRAVLRKDLGWSVASLVPVALATYLTTWTGWFLSDKGYGRHWADGRGGTWAWIPAPLRSLWHYEYQVYQFNIGLEKPHPYQSNPWSWPVLGRPVLFSFESSPDGQHGCGASGGCVRDITALGTPMLWWSACGALIYLLYRWALRRDWRAGAVLCAVAAGWLPWFLYQDRTIFSFYAVVFLPYLCLAVAMTAGALLGPPGAARRRRLWGTVGAGTLTLLVLWNFIYFFALYTGTQIPNTSWRERMWLDSWV
- a CDS encoding nuclear transport factor 2 family protein is translated as MTIQTAKLSDPAVRAFVTAVNSHDREGFMALLAPGATMADDGSDRDLADWIDQEIFSSHGHMDVDNESKGGRSLIATYRNDTWGEMRTRWSFTVDDDGRITRFETGQA
- a CDS encoding MazG-like family protein produces the protein MSEHVDSADLWDSITRLHAWLDANRTHDGADGLLLRVLKLSEEVGEVAQAVIGATGQNPRKGTTHSWADVEAELCDVVITALVALRTLTPQAREVFAAHLERVTNRSLG
- a CDS encoding RNA polymerase sigma factor, with product MRTTLSGWARLLRSVAQRREHPDPALPRPCPSRSPDAYAAEGTPGIDELYHEHRLGLVRLALLLVDDLPTAEDLVQDAFAALVRRHGAWLTGVHDPVAYVRTSVVNGARSVLRRRRTARAHVPERQSPVPLPEEHVLLKEEHREVLDALRRLTRRQREVLVLRYWSHLSEAQIAETLGLSRGTVKSTASRALDALGRHLGATR